One stretch of Malus domestica chromosome 14, GDT2T_hap1 DNA includes these proteins:
- the LOC103454335 gene encoding uncharacterized protein isoform X1, with amino-acid sequence MDQEIQELLSRRASVLRPSHIDREMDPEIHELLSRRASALRPSHIDREMDPEIHKLLPRRASALRPSHIDREMNPESHELLSRRASALKPFHIDREMDPKIHELLSRRASTLRPSHIDREMDPEIHKLLPRRASALRPSHIDREMNPESHELLSRRASALKPSHIGNSESSPMYREMDSESHELLSRRASALRPSHIDREMDPEIHKLLPRRASALRPSHIDREMNPESHELLSRRASALKPSHIGNSESSPMYREMDSESHELLSRRASALRPSHIDREMDPETHELLSRRASALRPSHIDREMDPEIHELLSRRASALMPSHIDKVMDPEIHKILSRRALKPSHIDRVHELLSREALELSRIDRVHELLSREALKSSRIDKEMDPKIHFSHRHSLTLKEEKKNDGPLEFCNGCLEPVIGPHYACDTCNMEWYRGFRWIIHKQCAELPREISHPIHPNHPLILTDKEFHRGIQCGVCSQLFPREVFLAYYCSGCNFWIDIKCASQWQNQNDGHKHNFTTLTGPIKFTCDFCGQGDDDLQYNYICKICQLIVHRKCSWLPLPVKIPWHQHQLKLTWWFQDKYPNYQDFCDICEENVDGIRALYCCHDDECRGYAAHSKCIRISVLIPVDDNDEPSTSKCPSAIETTADDKALQIEHFSHPHMLTLIDGQEVARQDDQDEGITCNGCTLPIMRGESYRSCAQQAIEKPCNFSLHINCAKLPQKTLLPLHEHELTLLPTASSVGGVFMCDMCASLSQGFSYHCQGCDYYLDIYCSLLYERRTLRCDAHDHTLRFSTKLVSCNSCRTRKKNFCFRCGSERCNFQLCISCVKLPLTVRYKYDDHPLKLTYTSAKNDLDEYYCDKCEGIRDRKHWFYSCPDCDFECHPDCIRGRYPQVKLGGCYKHDDHQHNVALVDKRKSEIPNDKREHLLPCSKCSEICQGLVCECLQCGINIHREHKEFAHNELGGRGNKNRKSRRDLLKDSSE; translated from the exons ATGGATCAGGAAATTCAAGAGCTTTTATCGAGACGTGCGTCGGTGTTGAGGCCTTCCCATATTG ATAGAGAGATGGATCCGGAAATTCACGAGCTATTATCGAGGCGTGCGTCGGCGTTGAGACCTTCCCATATTG ATAGAGAGATGGATCCGGAAATTCACAAGCTTTTACCGAGGCGTGCGTCGGCGTTGAGACCTTCTCATATTG ATAGAGAGATGAATCCGGAAAGTCATGAGCTTTTATCGAGGCGTGCGTCGGCATTGAAGCCTTTCCATATTG ATAGAGAGATGGATCCGAAAATTCACGAGCTTTTATCGAGGCGTGCGTCGACGTTGAGGCCTTCCCATATTG ATAGAGAGATGGATCCGGAAATTCACAAGCTTTTACCGAGGCGTGCGTCGGCGTTGAGGCCTTCCCATATTG ATAGAGAGATGAATCCGGAAAGTCACGAGCTTTTATCGAGGCGTGCGTCGGCGTTGAAGCCTTCCCATATTGGTAACTCCGAGTCCTCCCCTATGT ATAGAGAGATGGATTCAGAAAGTCACGAGCTTTTATCGAGGCGTGCGTCGGCGTTGAGGCCTTCCCATATTG ATAGAGAGATGGATCCGGAAATTCACAAGCTTTTACCGAGGCGTGCGTCGGCGTTGAGGCCTTCCCATATTG ATAGAGAGATGAATCCGGAAAGTCACGAGCTTTTATCGAGGCGTGCGTCGGCGTTGAAGCCTTCCCATATTGGTAACTCCGAGTCCTCCCCTATGT ATAGAGAGATGGATTCAGAAAGTCACGAGCTTTTATCGAGGCGTGCGTCGGCGTTGAGGCCTTCCCATATTG ATAGAGAGATGGATCCGGAAACTCACGAGCTTTTATCGAGGCGTGCATCGGCGTTGAGGCCTTCCCATATTG ATAGAGAGATGGATCCGGAAATTCACGAGCTTTTATCGAGGCGTGCATCAGCGTTGATGCCTTCCCATATTG ATAAAGTGATGGATCCGGAAATTCACAAGATTTTATCGAGGCGTGCGTTGAAGCCTTCCCATATTG ATAGAGTTCACGAGCTTTTATCGAGAGAGGCGTTGGAGCTTTCCCGTATTG ATAGAGTTCACGAGCTTTTATCGAGGGAGGCGTTGAAGAGCTCCCGTATTG ATAAAGAGATGGATCCGAAAATTCATTTCTCTCACCGGCATTCATTGACTTtgaaggaagagaagaagaatgatgGTCCACTGGAGTTCTGTAACGGGTGCCTGGAACCAGTGATTGGGCCTCACTATGCTTGCGACACGTGTAATATGGAGTGGTATCGTGGCTTCCGTTGGATTATACATAAGCAATGTGCAGAGTTACCCCGTGAGATCTCCCACCCGATCCACCCCAATCACCCTCTTATTCTCACCGACAAAGAATTCCACCGCGGCATCCAATGTGGTGTGTGTAGCCAATTATTTCCAAGAGAAGTCTTTCTAGCTTACTATTGTTCCGGATGCAACTTCTGGATAGACATCAAATGTGCTTCCCAGTGGCAAAACCAAAACGACGGTCATAAGCACAACTTCACCACCCTTACGGGCCCCATTAAATTCACCTGCGATTTCTGTGGCCAAGGGGATGACGATCTTCAATACAACTACATCTGTAAAATCTGCCAGCTCATTGTCCATCGCAAATGCTCTTGGTTACCACTCCCAGTCAAAATACCATGGCACCAACACCAACTCAAACTTACCTGGTGGTTCCAAGACAAGTACCCCAATTACCAAGATTTCTGTGACATCTGCGAAGAAAACGTGGACGGAATCCGTGCTTTGTATTGTTGTCATGATGATGAATGTCGTGGCTATGCTGCCCACAGTAAATGCATAAGAATTTCGGTGCTCATCCCCGTCGATGATAATGATGAACCATCCACATCCAAATGTCCCTCAGCCATTGAGACCACCGCTGATGATAAAGCCCTGCAGATCGAGCACTTCAGTCATCCACACATGTTAACCCTCATCGATGGCCAAGAGGTGGCTAGACAAGACGACCAAGATGAAGGAATTACTTGTAACGGTTGCACGCTACCCATCATGAGGGGTGAGTCTTATAGGTCATGCGCACAACAGGCAATAGAAAAGCCATGTAATTTCTCTCTCCACATAAATTGTGCTAAACTACCCCAAAAGACGCTTCTCCCACTTCACGAACACGAGCTCACACTCCTTCCAACAGCATCTTCTGTCGGGGGCGTGTTTATGTGTGACATGTGCGCGTCCTTGAGCCAAGGTTTCTCATACCATTGTCAAGGGTGCGACTACTACCTCGACATTTATTGTAGTCTTCTTTATGAGCGTAGGACTCTCCGTTGTGATGCTCATGATCACACCCTCCGGTTCAGCACAAAGCTCGTGTCCTGCAACAGTTGTCGTACTCGTAAAAAGAATTTCTGCTTCAGATGTGGCAGTGAGAGATGCAACTTCCAACTATGTATTTCGTGTGTTAAATTACCTCTTACGGTCAGGTACAAATACGACGATCATCCTCTCAAACTCACTTATACTAGTGCAAAAAATGACCTCGATGAGTACTATTGTGACAAATGCGAAGGAATACGAGATCGAAAACATTGGTTCTACTCCTGCCCGGATTGTGACTTTGAATGTCATCCTGATTGCATTAGAGGGAGGTATCCGCAAGTCAAGTTAGGGGGCTGCTACAAGCATGATGATCACCAGCACAACGTCGCCCTTGTTGATAAGAGAAAAAGCGAGATTCCTAATGATAAGAGAGAGCACTTACTTCCTTGTTCCAAGTGTTCTGAGATTTGCCAAGGATTGGTATGTGAATGTTTGCAGTGTGGTATTAATATACACCGAGAGCACAAGGAGTTCGCTCATAATGAACTGGGAGGGAGAGGTAATAAGAACAGGAAAAGCCGTCGTGATTTGTTGAAGGATAGTTCTGAGTAG
- the LOC103454335 gene encoding uncharacterized protein isoform X5: MDQEIQELLSRRASVLRPSHIDREMDPEIHELLSRRASALRPSHIDREMDPEIHKLLPRRASALRPSHIDREMNPESHELLSRRASALKPFHIDREMDPKIHELLSRRASTLRPSHIDREMDPEIHKLLPRRASALRPSHIDREMNPESHELLSRRASALKPSHIDREMDSESHELLSRRASALRPSHIDREMDPEIHKLLPRRASALRPSHIDREMNPESHELLSRRASALKPSHIDREMDSESHELLSRRASALRPSHIDREMDPETHELLSRRASALRPSHIDREMDPEIHELLSRRASALMPSHIDKVMDPEIHKILSRRALKPSHIDRVHELLSREALKSSRIDKEMDPKIHFSHRHSLTLKEEKKNDGPLEFCNGCLEPVIGPHYACDTCNMEWYRGFRWIIHKQCAELPREISHPIHPNHPLILTDKEFHRGIQCGVCSQLFPREVFLAYYCSGCNFWIDIKCASQWQNQNDGHKHNFTTLTGPIKFTCDFCGQGDDDLQYNYICKICQLIVHRKCSWLPLPVKIPWHQHQLKLTWWFQDKYPNYQDFCDICEENVDGIRALYCCHDDECRGYAAHSKCIRISVLIPVDDNDEPSTSKCPSAIETTADDKALQIEHFSHPHMLTLIDGQEVARQDDQDEGITCNGCTLPIMRGESYRSCAQQAIEKPCNFSLHINCAKLPQKTLLPLHEHELTLLPTASSVGGVFMCDMCASLSQGFSYHCQGCDYYLDIYCSLLYERRTLRCDAHDHTLRFSTKLVSCNSCRTRKKNFCFRCGSERCNFQLCISCVKLPLTVRYKYDDHPLKLTYTSAKNDLDEYYCDKCEGIRDRKHWFYSCPDCDFECHPDCIRGRYPQVKLGGCYKHDDHQHNVALVDKRKSEIPNDKREHLLPCSKCSEICQGLVCECLQCGINIHREHKEFAHNELGGRGNKNRKSRRDLLKDSSE, from the exons ATGGATCAGGAAATTCAAGAGCTTTTATCGAGACGTGCGTCGGTGTTGAGGCCTTCCCATATTG ATAGAGAGATGGATCCGGAAATTCACGAGCTATTATCGAGGCGTGCGTCGGCGTTGAGACCTTCCCATATTG ATAGAGAGATGGATCCGGAAATTCACAAGCTTTTACCGAGGCGTGCGTCGGCGTTGAGACCTTCTCATATTG ATAGAGAGATGAATCCGGAAAGTCATGAGCTTTTATCGAGGCGTGCGTCGGCATTGAAGCCTTTCCATATTG ATAGAGAGATGGATCCGAAAATTCACGAGCTTTTATCGAGGCGTGCGTCGACGTTGAGGCCTTCCCATATTG ATAGAGAGATGGATCCGGAAATTCACAAGCTTTTACCGAGGCGTGCGTCGGCGTTGAGGCCTTCCCATATTG ATAGAGAGATGAATCCGGAAAGTCACGAGCTTTTATCGAGGCGTGCGTCGGCGTTGAAGCCTTCCCATATTG ATAGAGAGATGGATTCAGAAAGTCACGAGCTTTTATCGAGGCGTGCGTCGGCGTTGAGGCCTTCCCATATTG ATAGAGAGATGGATCCGGAAATTCACAAGCTTTTACCGAGGCGTGCGTCGGCGTTGAGGCCTTCCCATATTG ATAGAGAGATGAATCCGGAAAGTCACGAGCTTTTATCGAGGCGTGCGTCGGCGTTGAAGCCTTCCCATATTG ATAGAGAGATGGATTCAGAAAGTCACGAGCTTTTATCGAGGCGTGCGTCGGCGTTGAGGCCTTCCCATATTG ATAGAGAGATGGATCCGGAAACTCACGAGCTTTTATCGAGGCGTGCATCGGCGTTGAGGCCTTCCCATATTG ATAGAGAGATGGATCCGGAAATTCACGAGCTTTTATCGAGGCGTGCATCAGCGTTGATGCCTTCCCATATTG ATAAAGTGATGGATCCGGAAATTCACAAGATTTTATCGAGGCGTGCGTTGAAGCCTTCCCATATTG ATAGAGTTCACGAGCTTTTATCGAGGGAGGCGTTGAAGAGCTCCCGTATTG ATAAAGAGATGGATCCGAAAATTCATTTCTCTCACCGGCATTCATTGACTTtgaaggaagagaagaagaatgatgGTCCACTGGAGTTCTGTAACGGGTGCCTGGAACCAGTGATTGGGCCTCACTATGCTTGCGACACGTGTAATATGGAGTGGTATCGTGGCTTCCGTTGGATTATACATAAGCAATGTGCAGAGTTACCCCGTGAGATCTCCCACCCGATCCACCCCAATCACCCTCTTATTCTCACCGACAAAGAATTCCACCGCGGCATCCAATGTGGTGTGTGTAGCCAATTATTTCCAAGAGAAGTCTTTCTAGCTTACTATTGTTCCGGATGCAACTTCTGGATAGACATCAAATGTGCTTCCCAGTGGCAAAACCAAAACGACGGTCATAAGCACAACTTCACCACCCTTACGGGCCCCATTAAATTCACCTGCGATTTCTGTGGCCAAGGGGATGACGATCTTCAATACAACTACATCTGTAAAATCTGCCAGCTCATTGTCCATCGCAAATGCTCTTGGTTACCACTCCCAGTCAAAATACCATGGCACCAACACCAACTCAAACTTACCTGGTGGTTCCAAGACAAGTACCCCAATTACCAAGATTTCTGTGACATCTGCGAAGAAAACGTGGACGGAATCCGTGCTTTGTATTGTTGTCATGATGATGAATGTCGTGGCTATGCTGCCCACAGTAAATGCATAAGAATTTCGGTGCTCATCCCCGTCGATGATAATGATGAACCATCCACATCCAAATGTCCCTCAGCCATTGAGACCACCGCTGATGATAAAGCCCTGCAGATCGAGCACTTCAGTCATCCACACATGTTAACCCTCATCGATGGCCAAGAGGTGGCTAGACAAGACGACCAAGATGAAGGAATTACTTGTAACGGTTGCACGCTACCCATCATGAGGGGTGAGTCTTATAGGTCATGCGCACAACAGGCAATAGAAAAGCCATGTAATTTCTCTCTCCACATAAATTGTGCTAAACTACCCCAAAAGACGCTTCTCCCACTTCACGAACACGAGCTCACACTCCTTCCAACAGCATCTTCTGTCGGGGGCGTGTTTATGTGTGACATGTGCGCGTCCTTGAGCCAAGGTTTCTCATACCATTGTCAAGGGTGCGACTACTACCTCGACATTTATTGTAGTCTTCTTTATGAGCGTAGGACTCTCCGTTGTGATGCTCATGATCACACCCTCCGGTTCAGCACAAAGCTCGTGTCCTGCAACAGTTGTCGTACTCGTAAAAAGAATTTCTGCTTCAGATGTGGCAGTGAGAGATGCAACTTCCAACTATGTATTTCGTGTGTTAAATTACCTCTTACGGTCAGGTACAAATACGACGATCATCCTCTCAAACTCACTTATACTAGTGCAAAAAATGACCTCGATGAGTACTATTGTGACAAATGCGAAGGAATACGAGATCGAAAACATTGGTTCTACTCCTGCCCGGATTGTGACTTTGAATGTCATCCTGATTGCATTAGAGGGAGGTATCCGCAAGTCAAGTTAGGGGGCTGCTACAAGCATGATGATCACCAGCACAACGTCGCCCTTGTTGATAAGAGAAAAAGCGAGATTCCTAATGATAAGAGAGAGCACTTACTTCCTTGTTCCAAGTGTTCTGAGATTTGCCAAGGATTGGTATGTGAATGTTTGCAGTGTGGTATTAATATACACCGAGAGCACAAGGAGTTCGCTCATAATGAACTGGGAGGGAGAGGTAATAAGAACAGGAAAAGCCGTCGTGATTTGTTGAAGGATAGTTCTGAGTAG
- the LOC103454335 gene encoding uncharacterized protein isoform X7: protein MDQEIQELLSRRASVLRPSHIDREMDPEIHELLSRRASALRPSHIDREMDPEIHKLLPRRASALRPSHIDREMNPESHELLSRRASALKPFHIDREMDPKIHELLSRRASTLRPSHIDREMDPEIHELLSRRASALMPSHIDKVMDPEIHKILSRRALKPSHIDRVHELLSREALELSRIDRVHELLSREALKSSRIDKEMDPKIHFSHRHSLTLKEEKKNDGPLEFCNGCLEPVIGPHYACDTCNMEWYRGFRWIIHKQCAELPREISHPIHPNHPLILTDKEFHRGIQCGVCSQLFPREVFLAYYCSGCNFWIDIKCASQWQNQNDGHKHNFTTLTGPIKFTCDFCGQGDDDLQYNYICKICQLIVHRKCSWLPLPVKIPWHQHQLKLTWWFQDKYPNYQDFCDICEENVDGIRALYCCHDDECRGYAAHSKCIRISVLIPVDDNDEPSTSKCPSAIETTADDKALQIEHFSHPHMLTLIDGQEVARQDDQDEGITCNGCTLPIMRGESYRSCAQQAIEKPCNFSLHINCAKLPQKTLLPLHEHELTLLPTASSVGGVFMCDMCASLSQGFSYHCQGCDYYLDIYCSLLYERRTLRCDAHDHTLRFSTKLVSCNSCRTRKKNFCFRCGSERCNFQLCISCVKLPLTVRYKYDDHPLKLTYTSAKNDLDEYYCDKCEGIRDRKHWFYSCPDCDFECHPDCIRGRYPQVKLGGCYKHDDHQHNVALVDKRKSEIPNDKREHLLPCSKCSEICQGLVCECLQCGINIHREHKEFAHNELGGRGNKNRKSRRDLLKDSSE, encoded by the exons ATGGATCAGGAAATTCAAGAGCTTTTATCGAGACGTGCGTCGGTGTTGAGGCCTTCCCATATTG ATAGAGAGATGGATCCGGAAATTCACGAGCTATTATCGAGGCGTGCGTCGGCGTTGAGACCTTCCCATATTG ATAGAGAGATGGATCCGGAAATTCACAAGCTTTTACCGAGGCGTGCGTCGGCGTTGAGACCTTCTCATATTG ATAGAGAGATGAATCCGGAAAGTCATGAGCTTTTATCGAGGCGTGCGTCGGCATTGAAGCCTTTCCATATTG ATAGAGAGATGGATCCGAAAATTCACGAGCTTTTATCGAGGCGTGCGTCGACGTTGAGGCCTTCCCATATTG ATAGAGAGATGGATCCGGAAATTCACGAGCTTTTATCGAGGCGTGCATCAGCGTTGATGCCTTCCCATATTG ATAAAGTGATGGATCCGGAAATTCACAAGATTTTATCGAGGCGTGCGTTGAAGCCTTCCCATATTG ATAGAGTTCACGAGCTTTTATCGAGAGAGGCGTTGGAGCTTTCCCGTATTG ATAGAGTTCACGAGCTTTTATCGAGGGAGGCGTTGAAGAGCTCCCGTATTG ATAAAGAGATGGATCCGAAAATTCATTTCTCTCACCGGCATTCATTGACTTtgaaggaagagaagaagaatgatgGTCCACTGGAGTTCTGTAACGGGTGCCTGGAACCAGTGATTGGGCCTCACTATGCTTGCGACACGTGTAATATGGAGTGGTATCGTGGCTTCCGTTGGATTATACATAAGCAATGTGCAGAGTTACCCCGTGAGATCTCCCACCCGATCCACCCCAATCACCCTCTTATTCTCACCGACAAAGAATTCCACCGCGGCATCCAATGTGGTGTGTGTAGCCAATTATTTCCAAGAGAAGTCTTTCTAGCTTACTATTGTTCCGGATGCAACTTCTGGATAGACATCAAATGTGCTTCCCAGTGGCAAAACCAAAACGACGGTCATAAGCACAACTTCACCACCCTTACGGGCCCCATTAAATTCACCTGCGATTTCTGTGGCCAAGGGGATGACGATCTTCAATACAACTACATCTGTAAAATCTGCCAGCTCATTGTCCATCGCAAATGCTCTTGGTTACCACTCCCAGTCAAAATACCATGGCACCAACACCAACTCAAACTTACCTGGTGGTTCCAAGACAAGTACCCCAATTACCAAGATTTCTGTGACATCTGCGAAGAAAACGTGGACGGAATCCGTGCTTTGTATTGTTGTCATGATGATGAATGTCGTGGCTATGCTGCCCACAGTAAATGCATAAGAATTTCGGTGCTCATCCCCGTCGATGATAATGATGAACCATCCACATCCAAATGTCCCTCAGCCATTGAGACCACCGCTGATGATAAAGCCCTGCAGATCGAGCACTTCAGTCATCCACACATGTTAACCCTCATCGATGGCCAAGAGGTGGCTAGACAAGACGACCAAGATGAAGGAATTACTTGTAACGGTTGCACGCTACCCATCATGAGGGGTGAGTCTTATAGGTCATGCGCACAACAGGCAATAGAAAAGCCATGTAATTTCTCTCTCCACATAAATTGTGCTAAACTACCCCAAAAGACGCTTCTCCCACTTCACGAACACGAGCTCACACTCCTTCCAACAGCATCTTCTGTCGGGGGCGTGTTTATGTGTGACATGTGCGCGTCCTTGAGCCAAGGTTTCTCATACCATTGTCAAGGGTGCGACTACTACCTCGACATTTATTGTAGTCTTCTTTATGAGCGTAGGACTCTCCGTTGTGATGCTCATGATCACACCCTCCGGTTCAGCACAAAGCTCGTGTCCTGCAACAGTTGTCGTACTCGTAAAAAGAATTTCTGCTTCAGATGTGGCAGTGAGAGATGCAACTTCCAACTATGTATTTCGTGTGTTAAATTACCTCTTACGGTCAGGTACAAATACGACGATCATCCTCTCAAACTCACTTATACTAGTGCAAAAAATGACCTCGATGAGTACTATTGTGACAAATGCGAAGGAATACGAGATCGAAAACATTGGTTCTACTCCTGCCCGGATTGTGACTTTGAATGTCATCCTGATTGCATTAGAGGGAGGTATCCGCAAGTCAAGTTAGGGGGCTGCTACAAGCATGATGATCACCAGCACAACGTCGCCCTTGTTGATAAGAGAAAAAGCGAGATTCCTAATGATAAGAGAGAGCACTTACTTCCTTGTTCCAAGTGTTCTGAGATTTGCCAAGGATTGGTATGTGAATGTTTGCAGTGTGGTATTAATATACACCGAGAGCACAAGGAGTTCGCTCATAATGAACTGGGAGGGAGAGGTAATAAGAACAGGAAAAGCCGTCGTGATTTGTTGAAGGATAGTTCTGAGTAG
- the LOC103454335 gene encoding uncharacterized protein isoform X2, whose product MDQEIQELLSRRASVLRPSHIDREMDPEIHELLSRRASALRPSHIDREMDPEIHKLLPRRASALRPSHIDREMNPESHELLSRRASALKPFHIDREMDPKIHELLSRRASTLRPSHIDREMDPEIHKLLPRRASALRPSHIDREMNPESHELLSRRASALKPSHIDREMDSESHELLSRRASALRPSHIDREMDPEIHKLLPRRASALRPSHIDREMNPESHELLSRRASALKPSHIDREMDSESHELLSRRASALRPSHIDREMDPETHELLSRRASALRPSHIDREMDPEIHELLSRRASALMPSHIDKVMDPEIHKILSRRALKPSHIDRVHELLSREALELSRIDRVHELLSREALKSSRIDKEMDPKIHFSHRHSLTLKEEKKNDGPLEFCNGCLEPVIGPHYACDTCNMEWYRGFRWIIHKQCAELPREISHPIHPNHPLILTDKEFHRGIQCGVCSQLFPREVFLAYYCSGCNFWIDIKCASQWQNQNDGHKHNFTTLTGPIKFTCDFCGQGDDDLQYNYICKICQLIVHRKCSWLPLPVKIPWHQHQLKLTWWFQDKYPNYQDFCDICEENVDGIRALYCCHDDECRGYAAHSKCIRISVLIPVDDNDEPSTSKCPSAIETTADDKALQIEHFSHPHMLTLIDGQEVARQDDQDEGITCNGCTLPIMRGESYRSCAQQAIEKPCNFSLHINCAKLPQKTLLPLHEHELTLLPTASSVGGVFMCDMCASLSQGFSYHCQGCDYYLDIYCSLLYERRTLRCDAHDHTLRFSTKLVSCNSCRTRKKNFCFRCGSERCNFQLCISCVKLPLTVRYKYDDHPLKLTYTSAKNDLDEYYCDKCEGIRDRKHWFYSCPDCDFECHPDCIRGRYPQVKLGGCYKHDDHQHNVALVDKRKSEIPNDKREHLLPCSKCSEICQGLVCECLQCGINIHREHKEFAHNELGGRGNKNRKSRRDLLKDSSE is encoded by the exons ATGGATCAGGAAATTCAAGAGCTTTTATCGAGACGTGCGTCGGTGTTGAGGCCTTCCCATATTG ATAGAGAGATGGATCCGGAAATTCACGAGCTATTATCGAGGCGTGCGTCGGCGTTGAGACCTTCCCATATTG ATAGAGAGATGGATCCGGAAATTCACAAGCTTTTACCGAGGCGTGCGTCGGCGTTGAGACCTTCTCATATTG ATAGAGAGATGAATCCGGAAAGTCATGAGCTTTTATCGAGGCGTGCGTCGGCATTGAAGCCTTTCCATATTG ATAGAGAGATGGATCCGAAAATTCACGAGCTTTTATCGAGGCGTGCGTCGACGTTGAGGCCTTCCCATATTG ATAGAGAGATGGATCCGGAAATTCACAAGCTTTTACCGAGGCGTGCGTCGGCGTTGAGGCCTTCCCATATTG ATAGAGAGATGAATCCGGAAAGTCACGAGCTTTTATCGAGGCGTGCGTCGGCGTTGAAGCCTTCCCATATTG ATAGAGAGATGGATTCAGAAAGTCACGAGCTTTTATCGAGGCGTGCGTCGGCGTTGAGGCCTTCCCATATTG ATAGAGAGATGGATCCGGAAATTCACAAGCTTTTACCGAGGCGTGCGTCGGCGTTGAGGCCTTCCCATATTG ATAGAGAGATGAATCCGGAAAGTCACGAGCTTTTATCGAGGCGTGCGTCGGCGTTGAAGCCTTCCCATATTG ATAGAGAGATGGATTCAGAAAGTCACGAGCTTTTATCGAGGCGTGCGTCGGCGTTGAGGCCTTCCCATATTG ATAGAGAGATGGATCCGGAAACTCACGAGCTTTTATCGAGGCGTGCATCGGCGTTGAGGCCTTCCCATATTG ATAGAGAGATGGATCCGGAAATTCACGAGCTTTTATCGAGGCGTGCATCAGCGTTGATGCCTTCCCATATTG ATAAAGTGATGGATCCGGAAATTCACAAGATTTTATCGAGGCGTGCGTTGAAGCCTTCCCATATTG ATAGAGTTCACGAGCTTTTATCGAGAGAGGCGTTGGAGCTTTCCCGTATTG ATAGAGTTCACGAGCTTTTATCGAGGGAGGCGTTGAAGAGCTCCCGTATTG ATAAAGAGATGGATCCGAAAATTCATTTCTCTCACCGGCATTCATTGACTTtgaaggaagagaagaagaatgatgGTCCACTGGAGTTCTGTAACGGGTGCCTGGAACCAGTGATTGGGCCTCACTATGCTTGCGACACGTGTAATATGGAGTGGTATCGTGGCTTCCGTTGGATTATACATAAGCAATGTGCAGAGTTACCCCGTGAGATCTCCCACCCGATCCACCCCAATCACCCTCTTATTCTCACCGACAAAGAATTCCACCGCGGCATCCAATGTGGTGTGTGTAGCCAATTATTTCCAAGAGAAGTCTTTCTAGCTTACTATTGTTCCGGATGCAACTTCTGGATAGACATCAAATGTGCTTCCCAGTGGCAAAACCAAAACGACGGTCATAAGCACAACTTCACCACCCTTACGGGCCCCATTAAATTCACCTGCGATTTCTGTGGCCAAGGGGATGACGATCTTCAATACAACTACATCTGTAAAATCTGCCAGCTCATTGTCCATCGCAAATGCTCTTGGTTACCACTCCCAGTCAAAATACCATGGCACCAACACCAACTCAAACTTACCTGGTGGTTCCAAGACAAGTACCCCAATTACCAAGATTTCTGTGACATCTGCGAAGAAAACGTGGACGGAATCCGTGCTTTGTATTGTTGTCATGATGATGAATGTCGTGGCTATGCTGCCCACAGTAAATGCATAAGAATTTCGGTGCTCATCCCCGTCGATGATAATGATGAACCATCCACATCCAAATGTCCCTCAGCCATTGAGACCACCGCTGATGATAAAGCCCTGCAGATCGAGCACTTCAGTCATCCACACATGTTAACCCTCATCGATGGCCAAGAGGTGGCTAGACAAGACGACCAAGATGAAGGAATTACTTGTAACGGTTGCACGCTACCCATCATGAGGGGTGAGTCTTATAGGTCATGCGCACAACAGGCAATAGAAAAGCCATGTAATTTCTCTCTCCACATAAATTGTGCTAAACTACCCCAAAAGACGCTTCTCCCACTTCACGAACACGAGCTCACACTCCTTCCAACAGCATCTTCTGTCGGGGGCGTGTTTATGTGTGACATGTGCGCGTCCTTGAGCCAAGGTTTCTCATACCATTGTCAAGGGTGCGACTACTACCTCGACATTTATTGTAGTCTTCTTTATGAGCGTAGGACTCTCCGTTGTGATGCTCATGATCACACCCTCCGGTTCAGCACAAAGCTCGTGTCCTGCAACAGTTGTCGTACTCGTAAAAAGAATTTCTGCTTCAGATGTGGCAGTGAGAGATGCAACTTCCAACTATGTATTTCGTGTGTTAAATTACCTCTTACGGTCAGGTACAAATACGACGATCATCCTCTCAAACTCACTTATACTAGTGCAAAAAATGACCTCGATGAGTACTATTGTGACAAATGCGAAGGAATACGAGATCGAAAACATTGGTTCTACTCCTGCCCGGATTGTGACTTTGAATGTCATCCTGATTGCATTAGAGGGAGGTATCCGCAAGTCAAGTTAGGGGGCTGCTACAAGCATGATGATCACCAGCACAACGTCGCCCTTGTTGATAAGAGAAAAAGCGAGATTCCTAATGATAAGAGAGAGCACTTACTTCCTTGTTCCAAGTGTTCTGAGATTTGCCAAGGATTGGTATGTGAATGTTTGCAGTGTGGTATTAATATACACCGAGAGCACAAGGAGTTCGCTCATAATGAACTGGGAGGGAGAGGTAATAAGAACAGGAAAAGCCGTCGTGATTTGTTGAAGGATAGTTCTGAGTAG